The Thermoleophilia bacterium nucleotide sequence AGCGAGCGACTTGGCCTCGAGGAAGGCGCGCGCGACCTGTTCGTCGGTGCGGGCGCGGGGCGCCGGATGGGCGTGAACGACGAGTCCCGGAGGGGCGCCCTCAGCCTGGAGCTCAGCGCAGACGGCCGCAGTGGCCCTCCTGGCCCGGGAAGCCTTCATGCGGCAGGCTGCATTGCAGTAGCGCGGCGCCGGCCCGTGCGAACCGCGACGGATCTCTCGGCCGCACCACTCGCAGAGAAGGATCTCGAGCTTGCTCATGCCCTAATGGTGGCTGAAGCGTCACCTGAACCCGTAACACAGAAGCCCTTCATCATGTAACCGGCTTTGCGCCTCAAAACGCCAATTTCGGGCTCGCGCGCGGAGGGCGGCAGGCAGGGTCCACAGAAGCGAGGCGCCGTGATTCGGCCCCATACCCACTCGGTTGGGCCGAAGACGGCTGAGCCTCTTGGGTCCCTGTCAGAGACGCCGTGAGGCGCCGCTAGTCGGTTGAGCCGACGTCAGTCTCCCCGTCGCCGCGAGCTTCAACAGTGAGACTGGTGAAGGAGATGGTGGGAAGCGTAACTGATCCCCACGGCCCGCGGCTGGTGACCATCATGACGTACTCGCGCATCGACGAGTAGAGGATTGAGGCACCGTTCACAGCGACCATTCGTGCCGTCTCGGCATCCTCGTCGCCGTTTGGAACCGCGAAGTAGCCGAAGCCTCGCAGGTCGAGGCGATAAGGCGGCAGGGGCAGTTCCTCATCTGGCTTGAGGCGAACCTCGAGGCGCACTTCCCATTGCTTGGCGGGCTCCTTAAGGCTCGCCAAGTTGACCTCTACATCGAGAAGCTCCGGCTGGTTGGTCTCGTACTCTCCACGGTCGTAGCCCTTGATGGCCTCGATCTGAACTAGGTCGAAGAACGACTGTTCAAGCCGCAGCGGGGGGTGCTTGAGCATCTGCTTCGTATCCTGCTCCGCCTCGGACATCGAACTCCCTTTCGTATTCGCGATCGCCGGCGCGGACGGCAAGGGGCTGGCAGACCTGACGCGCAGCTTGGTCGATGCTGACCTGGAGCGTAGGGCCCGCAACTCGGCGTTGGCCGGTCACCGCCCAAGCGCGAAGCGTTGGAGCATCCTGCCAAGAGCTGATACTGCCGCTCGGCGCTATGTGCGTTCGCAATTCACCGCCGACGGCGCTGGCAAGACGAACCATGGTTCCGAGCGTGAAGTTCGCATCGCCACGAAGGACCCGTGTCACGTAGGCTTTGGAAGTGCCTAGAGCGTCGGCAAGCTGTTTCCGATTCATCTTGCGCTCGGACATCATGCGATGTAGTTCCTCGGTGAACTGCAGCATCGCCAACTCACGCCAGTAGGTCTGATGCGCGAGCGGATTCTCTATGAAGCGCGCCAGTCCGTGTCCGGGCATTACGTCCCCTCGTAGTCGATGATTTCCGTGCTCGAACTGGCCAAGTACCGGTCCTTCTCGGCCAGGACCTTCTGCTCTTCGGTCGCGTAGCTCTTGACCATGCCCTTCGTCAGGCCGTGAGTGCAGACGATGCGCTTCCCATCCCTGAAGCAGAAGATGCGAAGATGCTTCGTCTTGAACTCGAACGCTCCACGCTTCTTGTGGATCGGCTTGAAGTGCTCGGCGTTCGTCGGCGGCCCGTGGTCAACAGTGAACCCGAAGCGAGCCCACATCTTTTGACTCTCGGCATCGTCAACGCTCTCGAGAAACTGGGCCACCTGACAGCCGCCGCGATCGTCCATTACAGCAAGAACCGGCCACTCTCCATTACCCAGTCGACAAAGACGGTAGTTAACATTAGCGTTAACCGCGCTCATCCTCCCCTAGACGGAGCCGAGTGTCAATCCGGTCTGGCCGTTGGCGGACCCGTCGGCATGGTATCACTCGACTCGAGATCTGACGCGGCCGACACCTTGAGACCACGGGGCACTGCCCATCCAGTCGGGCGAGCAGTGCTCCGGACCGCCATGCGTCGCAACCCCTCCTGTTCGCGTCGTGCATGGAGGATGCAAGGGCCTGACACCGGTGCTGGGCAGGGCCGGCAGTTCTCACTCCCAGGGATCGCCCGGTCCCTCACTCGCCGAAGAGGCAGCCCCAGGAATAGCATTGGAGCGCCTTTGAAGATCGCCACGGCCTTGCCAGCATCGCCCACAGCTGGACGAGAAGCATGGCGACGGAGATTCGACCCGACGACGCGTCGGTCGAGCAATCGCGTAGCCAAGCGCAGGTGGAGGGACCAGCGGATGTCATTCCAGACCCCGATCACGATCCACAAGGCGCTGCAGGGCATAACAGCGCACGAATACGTCTTGCCGGCAATCCAGCGGGAGTTCGTCTGGAAGCCCGACCAGATATGCGCCTTCTTCGATAGCCTCATGCGCCGCTATCCAATCGGGTCGTTCTTGTTCTGGGAAATCCCGGCGAACGACCTCGGTGACTACGTCTTCTACGACTTCATCCGCAACTATCATGAACGGCGCGCGGCCAATTGCGCGATCGTGCCCAAAGACGCGTTGCCGACCGGAAAGCCAGCGACCGCCATCCTCGACGGCCAGCAGCGCATGACGGCGCTCAACGTAGGGCTGCGCGGCAGTCACGCTAAGCGGCTCCCGCGCAAGTGGTGGAACAACCCGGACGCGTTTCCGAAGAAGAAGCTCTACCTGAACATCGCTGGGCCGGCGAGCGACAATGACGACAAGCTCATGTACGACTTCCGTTTTCTCACGAAGGAAGAGGCTGTCGACGGCAAGGTCGATGGTGCGCACTGGTTCCCCGTCCCGAAGATCCGTGACCTCACCGACGGCACCGACAGCGTTGGCATCTTCAAGTACATCCAGAAGGCCGGCCTGGCGGCCGAGAATGAGTTCGCGTTTCAGACGCTGGACCGTCTACGTCAGCTGGTCTTTCAGGATGCTGCGATCAGCTACTACGCCGTCGATGAACGCGAGCTGGACAACGTCCTCGACATCTTCATTCGCGTGAACAGCGGCGGCACGGTGCTGTCGTATTCCGACTTGCTTCTCAGCATCGCCACAGCCCAGTGGTCCGAGCGCGATGCGCGCCAAGACATCAATGACCTAGTCGAGAAGATCAATGCGACAGGTCAAGGATTCGGCTTCACAAAGGACGTCGTGCTCAAGGCCGGCCTGGTCCTCAGCGACATCGGCGACATCAGGTTCAAGGTCACCAACTTCAATCAGCAGAACATGCAACGGCTGGAGCAGGACTGGGACGCGATCTCGGCCGGCTTGACCTTGGGCACCAAGCTGCTCGCCTCATTCGGCTTCAGCGAGCGCACGCTCGGCGCGGACTATGTACTCTTGCCGCTCGCCTACTACGTGAAGATGCGGGGGTTCGACGAGACGTATGTCACCTCGGATTCCTGGCGTGACGATCGTGAGAAGGTCCGCGGGTGGGTGCTGCGCTCGCTTCTGAAGGCGGGCATCTGGGGTTCTGGGCAGGACAGCCTCTTGGGCCGGCTGCGCGATGCCATCAAGAAGAACGGCCAGTCCGGGTTCCCCAGCGAACAGATCGAGACGGCCTTGGCGCCAATTGGCAAGAGCCTCAAGTTCGGCGCCGAGGAGATCGACGACTTGCTGGACCTCCAGTACGGAAAGCCGAGAACCTTCGTCACGCTCGCGCTGCTCTATCCCAAGTTCAGCTTCGAGACCGAGCTGCACGTCGATCATGTGTTTCCGCAGAAGCTCTTCTACAAGAAGGCTCTGGGGCAGGCCGGCGTCGCAGCCGACGCACGAGAGGACTACATCGCCCTTATGAATGGGCTGCCCAATCTCCAGCTGCTGCCCGGCGCCGTGAACATCAAGAAGCAGGGAACGCTGCCCAGGAAGTGGATCGACGGCCTCGCCGTCGGGTCAGACCAGGCTCAGGCGAAAGCGGCGCGTGAGTCCTACCTGGCGACGCACGATCTGCACGGCGTACCCGACGGCATGCTTGGGTTCCCTGAGTTCTACGAGGCGCGCAAGAAGCGCATGCGCGAACGACTCGAGATGCTGCTCGGCGTCTAGTTTCCAATCTCTGTCTTGCGGGGGTCGCATGGATGACTACTACGAGGGGGTCGTCATCGAATACCTGCGTGCCGACCCAACAATGTTCGTCAGGCCGCAATGCTGCATCCAACTGCACCCAGGCTCGCTCAAGGCATGCGATGAGCACTGGTACTGCGATGCCGTGGCTGTTCGCTTCCGCGAGCCAATCACGGTCTTTCTGTGCAAAGTCACGTTCGCGAAGACCCCTGTAGCCCTCTTCAATCGCCTTCGCGCCTGGCGTGAGCACTGGCCAGACGTCTGCGCCGCTCTGGCGAGCGAAAACGGCCTCGCGGAGGCGTGGCCTGTGCAGCCATGGGTGTTCGTGCGCGGTGACCGGAGGGCGTTCGTGGCACGGAAGCTTGACGAGATCCTCCACCCGCTAGGCGGACCAGGTCAGATGCCAGAGCCGCTAATTACCGGCCTTGAAGATGTGACGCCGTGGCGGTACAAGCTGCCGCTCCTGCTTCCCACCGCGAGCGACGGAAAGCAGTAATGCCAGTCAGCCTACTCATCGGCCTTGATGTGGGCTGGAGTGAAAGACGACGCACCTGCGGAGTTGCGGTACAGGGAGCTCGGCTTGAGGTGGCCGGCGCCGTGACCTACGGCGACGTCTGCGCGATTGCATTGTTCAAGCGAGACGTCGTGCGAGTGCTCACCCCTGTTGTGGAAAGAGCACTGTGTGATGGACGACGAGTCCTGGTTGTGGCGGACGCGATTGTTGGACCTCACCCAATCCCGTCTTCTGTACGTCGCGTCGACACTGAATGTTCGAGAGCCGGCTTCTTCGGCCGCGCTCAGTCGTATCCGGCGACCCAGAACACCGGGCAGCTGCTGTCAATGACCCTGCACGAGATACTCGACGACCTCAGCGCCGGTGTGAACACCTGCTGGATCCCGTGGATAGGCGATGGCGCTCTGCCCTCCCAGGGACTGATCGTGATGGAGACAAATCCGACGACCTCCATGGCAGTGGCGTTCTCGATGGCCGATCATGGGTCGCTGCCGACACGGTCCGCCCCCCGGCGGCTCTCGGACGGCACTCTGGTACGCGCGAAGTCGGACTGGTACTGGCGGTCTGGAGCAGGAGAACTTTGCGCAGAGATGCTCGCGACGCCCGCCGTCCGCAACGAGTACGATCACGAGCGAGTCGCTGGCCTCTGGTGCCTGGCGCTTGCGCGTGAGGTTGAGGCGTCAGGTGGAGCGGCGCTCATCGGGGACGAGCATGGCGCCTACCTTGTGGGCAGCGTGGACCCATCATGGGTCGCGGACGTTCAGCGGGTCGGCATCCGCTGGGGCGAAATCCAGCTCGTCCCGCGCAGTCTTGCCGCTCCAGACTCGACGCCAAAGCACCTCGTGCCCGTGCCTGCCCTCCACACCCCCCTCCCCGCAATGTCTGCCTTAACTGGCGAGGGTCCGGACGATGATGCGCTTCGCGGCGATATGGTTCGTGTCCACTTCACGGACGTCGGTGGCCTAACTCGGAAAGCCAATGGCTGGCTCGACACGGTCGACATGCCCTGCAGACTTCGTCTCCGAGGCAAGACGACACTCGACGTCACGGTGACGCCATTTGCTCCACCGAACCACCGCAGCCAGTTCAGAGTGATTCCCTCAATCGGACAGGTGCTGCGCGCATGGGGCGGTCCTAAGACGCTCAGCATCAGCGAGGACTTGCTGGTGCTCGGGCAAGTGCTCTGACCGTCCTGACCCACGATAGAGGCGCCACCACACTGCTAGTGGAGCTCGTCCACCATTCGCGTGGCTAGCCCTCGAGCGACTTCAGAACCACCCGATCGAGATCGGCATAGAAGCCGATGTCCAGCTTGCCCACGACATCCTCGGGCAGGGCCGAGAACTGAGCCTTGTTAGCTATGGGCACGAGCACGTTGATCGCGCCGTTCCCGGCCGCGACCTGCAAAGGCTCCAGGATCGACTGTGCGGCCCGGATGTTCCCCTGGATAGTCAGGTCGCCCATCACGACAGTCCCACCTCGAACCCTCTTGCCACGGAGCGCGGAGACCAGTGCGACGTAGAACGCGACGCCGCAAGGGCATGCGACCTTGCTGCCGTTGAGGTCGACCGCCTCGGCGGAGACGTTCTGTGCATGAAGGGCTTGCGCCAACCCGATGCGATCCTTGACGGAGTCGAGGTAGGTCATCGCCCGATTCAGGGACTCCTTGATCTCCTTGTCCAGGCCCGTCGGAGTCAGCGCCTTGCCGGTGCCCGGCGACGTCGTAACCTCGATGCGGTATAGCCCCACCCGGGCCTCGGCATCGGAGGCAAGCGTGTAGACAGTGCCAGGGGCCATCGGGTCCTGCGAGATCTGAAGCCCGCCGCCCTGCTCGGGGACCCCAACGATGATTTCGTGGTCATCATCTATGTCGTAGTAGCTGAACGTCGTCTTGAAGAACTCGAACGAGCCGCGCTTCTTGAGCTGCTCCTTGACGCGCCGCCTGCCCTCGAGCGCGAGCTCGAGGTACTCGACGAGCTCCTCCTTTGTGTAGTCGCCATCGGGGTGCAGCAGCTTCAGATATCCCGACACCGTCTTCTTGACGGCGGTAGCATCGCGACCCTCCACATTGGAACCGAGGCGGAACTGCTTCTCTACGACGTCGAAGAGGTTCTGCTTCCGCAGCGTGCGGAACGCCTCGGCGAGGTAGTCAGTGACGAACCCGTACCTCTTCGTCTGGATGTCGCGCGAGATCTTGGGCACTTCCCAGCCCGGAAGGTAGAAGTGGAAGCGGTCCATGACGGCCAGGTCGAACTCCGCCGGTAGCGACTGGAAGAGGTCGGTCGTGCCACCGGCCACTAGCGCCTCGACAGACTGATTCAGGTTACCGAGAAAGACCAAGGATGCATCAGCAAGTACCTGGGTGACACCGCGACTGAAGCGCCCGTTGGCCATGTAGTCCTTCATGATCTGGATCGTGTCGGGGTCGTTGACCTTCATTCCACCGACCTCGTCGAAGGCGACGACGTCCCAGTGGCCGACCAGTCCAACGACGCGCCGCGCGTTGTTGTAGAAGAGGTTCGCGGAGCTCGCCTTGCCTCCCGAGATGAGGATGCAGTACGGCGACATCTCGCTGAATGCATAGGACTTGCCTGTGGCGCGCGGTCCAAGCTCGATGAAGTTGTAGTTCTTCTCGACGAAGCCGATCAGGCGCGAGAGCAGGAGCAGCTTCAGCCGGTGATCGAATCGTTGCGGCTCGAGTCCGATGCTGCGCACGAGGGCATCGATCCATTCGTCTGTCGTGAACTCCCGACGACCGTCGCAGTACTCCTCGAAGTCAAAGCGCGCGAGTTGAATCGGCTTGAGCTCAGCGATGTGGAAGGGACTGCCCTTCGTACCCTCTTCGGCAGGCTGAAACTCGACATCGACTAGAGCCCAAATACCGCCTTCGAGCAGTCGGTCGTAGCGACGATAGAACTTGTCGGTGATGTGGATCTTGTTGAAGCCGAAGTTGTCGAGCGAGGCCCAGTACTTGTTCTCGCTGGGCAGGTACCGCACTTCAACTCGGTCGATGAAGCGATGCGTACCCTGTTGCTCCACCATCGCCTGGGCCTTGTTGGCCTCGTCATGTCGGAAGAAGTTCTTGGAGAGCGTGTCTTTGACGGCCTGAATGCCGACTCTGATCTCATCCGGATCGTCAGACGCGCAGTACCGCCCCAGAAGGTACTCGAGGACGTACGAGGGCACATTGGCGCCACCCTTGAGCTGATGAAGAAGGTCCTTACGCACGACCTTGCCGGCAAACACACTGCCAAGCTTGGCATCGAGCTCATCACGTGTGACTGGTTGCACCTGGATCTCCCGTCAGTCGAGCATCGCGTTCTTGAGAGACAACTTCGCGAACAGTAGTCCTGTAACAGGATCGACGACCCGCACTTCAATCTTGTCGCCTGAGAATCCTTCGCTGATGAGAATCGGAACCTGCGTCTCCGCTCCACTACGCAGCGTTACGAGCCCGGAGGTGGCGTCGCGAGCATCGCAGTCGGCAGCCTCGCCAACGACCGCTGCCTTCTGGCCGGCGCCGTCGTAAGCTTCGACCCACACCTGCCGACTGTCGGCAAGCATGGCGTTGAACCAGACCTTCACACCAACGACGCGGCTCGTGAACTTGTCGGCCTTGTAGGCCAGACGAACCTCGCCCTCGCCGGAATCAGCAGCCCGGCCACTGGCGTCCAGCACCACCACCGGCAGCACACACTCCTGCAGGGAGATGCCCTCGTGGAAGTAGCCGCCGCCGGCCGAAAACACCTTTAGACCGGTCGGCACCACGAGCTCCGGCGCCGGCCCGTCGATTCCGAGATCCCGCGCCTTCATGACCAGCGACCCCGGACTTGAGCCGTGACAGCTGCCCAAGCGACAGCGACGCTTCTCAAGCAGCCACTCACCTTGCGGAGCAGCAACCACGTCACCGGGGGGGATCTCTGGGAGCAGCACGTGGCCGTGATCTGCAGCGAATACGAAGTGCTCGAAGCCCAGGGCCACGAGCGCGTCGGTCGCCTTGCGCAGGTGGGTCAACACCTTGCTCATGAACTCGCGCGCCATCAGAAGGTTCGTGCCTTCACCAAACGCATCGATGTCCTGCGAGCGCACGACGAGAAGATCAGTGCTGCCATACTTGGCGTTCAGCTGGACACTCCGGGACGACAACAGCTCCGACAGCGTGATCTCCTTGAACCGATCTCCAAGAGTCACTTTTAGAAGCGCCATGCGATCCGAGGAGGCAGGTAGGGATCTCTCGCCGATGTTGGGCACTAGCTCGTCGCCCTTCTTCTCCAGCCGAAGAGCCCCATCGGCTCCTGGCATGAGGGCCGCCATGCCGACCGGAGTCGTCGTCGGCAGAGACGCCGCCGCCGGCGTCAGCTCGACGCGCCCCAACGGAGCGAGTCCTTCGACAAGGTCCCGCGCCAGTTCGTAGCGCAATGCGTCCACGAGGAAGTAGACGACGCGGGTACGCTCCGTCAGAGCCGGGGCCACGTGCCTTTCGTAAGTCTGAGTCGCACGCGCGAATCCGTCCGCCGGCCAACCATCGGCCTTCACGGCGCCGAGGAACTGCTCTTGAAGCGCCTCAGCCTGCTTCCGATAGGTCGCACGACAGCGGTCGACCACGCCGTCGAGCACCTCAGCATCGGGGCACTCAGCGTAGCCCTGCTCGAAGAGGCGCTGGTGACGATCGAGGCGCCAGAGTCCGTCGTCGGCGCTATACGCTTCGATCCATTCGTGAACGGCAGTGCCCTTCTGAGGCAACGTGTGTTGTAGACCGGAGGCGTACTCCGCGAAAGCCACGCACCGCTCGAGCGCCCGCCAACGAAGACCCTGCTCCACCACCGAAGTCCAGACTGACTGACGCCTTGACTCAACCAGGGCGCGCGCTCGATCCTGAGCGTTGTCCAGGAGGAAGGTTGCGGCTGATCTCAGGGCAGCGTCATTCTGGAATCCAAAGGTGTCCTCTGACCAGGTGCACGACCCCGTGTCAACCAACGATTGGAGATTGAGCTCCCTGGCCACTCGGTCCGCCAGATCCATGTAGTGCTCGCGCAGTGAGGCATCGTTGCGCATCCGCTCGCAAACCGCAGAGACGCGGTCCCCGCAGACATCCGGTGCGACCGGAATCGACGTGAGCGAATCCGAGAGCGAACGGCCGACACACGCGGCTAGTTCGGATACGAGCACGAAGCGCCCGAGAGGCGGCAGCAAATCGTCCACTGCCATCTGCCCATCTGGCGCCTCGAAGCCAAGCTCAGTCTGAAGCAGCCGCAGGAGCTCATCGCGCGCGCCCGGTACGAGCTCTATGCGCTCGGCAAATTCGTCATCGCACAGGAGCTTCGACACGATCTCCACGACCGACTCGGTCCCGCACGCCGTGCCGAGGGCTGCATAGCCAGTCGACTGCTCAAGCGCGTCCAACATCCTGATTGCCGGCATGCCCTTCGCAAAGTAACCATCAATCTCGCTCGCAGCGTCAGGCATCGCCTGGCGGGCGAGAGACTGCAGTCGCTCCGACTCCTGGTCTCCAAATGCCGTGCCAACGACTGCGAAGCCTTCGAACAGGTCCTGGACCCGTTCCTTCTCATCGGTGAACCGACTCATAGGAACGTAGATAAGCAGACTTGGAGCAGCTCCCGTGCTCCCCTCGGCGACGCTGAGACGCTCAAATGCATCTTCAGCATCTCTGCGAGCCCTCAGCCGTGATTCCGTAGCCGTGATTCGGGTGCAATCTGGGATGTCTAGACTATCGAATACCTCCTCGAACGCACCCTCTCCGTCGTACCAGACGACCACTCGGTACTGCTCGAGATACTCTCGCATCCGATCCTGGACGAAGCTCGATACCTTCACTCCGCAGTCCCCTCCTCCACCCCATGCGCGATCGCGATCGAGCGGTCACGCCGGCAGGCTTCCAGCACACGCTCGGGCCAGACGGCGTAGGCCAGATGCGCCCAGTCGGAGTCACCGCGCTCGAGCTTCTTCCAGCAAGCTTCGAGGTCCTTGCGCCATTTGGTCAGGCGGAAGAGCCGAGCCAGCGGCGAGGCGCAGATCAGCACGCCGTCATCGAGATCGGGCTTGTAGGGCAGCGCGGCGACGCGCAGCAGCTCCTCGCGCAGCTCGGCGAACTCGCCCTGCAGTGTGGTGAGCTCCTCGTGTTCCTTGCGCAGCTCGCCGGCCTGCTTGCCCGTCGCTGTCGGCAGCGCGACGGCAATCTCGTTCAAGCGCCGCTGGACCTCGCTGGCCTTGGGCTCGACGTAGCGATTGACGGCCGTGTAGAGCAGGTCATCGTTCAAGCGGTGGTAGTAGAGCCAGAGGGTGTAGGAGCCGGAAGTCGTGGAGAGCGGCCAGTAGATCGGCGCCTGGCGGCGGCTCTTGGAGTACCGCCTGAGGTGCTCGGCGAAGAACCCTGAGGGCTTGGCGAAGAAGTCGCGGAGGGTCTTCGCGCCGAGTAGCGCGCAAGCTTCGTGCTCGATCTCCTCGGCTTGAGGGCCG carries:
- a CDS encoding helix-turn-helix transcriptional regulator, translating into MPGHGLARFIENPLAHQTYWRELAMLQFTEELHRMMSERKMNRKQLADALGTSKAYVTRVLRGDANFTLGTMVRLASAVGGELRTHIAPSGSISSWQDAPTLRAWAVTGQRRVAGPTLQVSIDQAARQVCQPLAVRAGDREYEREFDVRGGAGYEADAQAPPAAA
- the brxL gene encoding protease Lon-related BREX system protein BrxL, which translates into the protein MQPVTRDELDAKLGSVFAGKVVRKDLLHQLKGGANVPSYVLEYLLGRYCASDDPDEIRVGIQAVKDTLSKNFFRHDEANKAQAMVEQQGTHRFIDRVEVRYLPSENKYWASLDNFGFNKIHITDKFYRRYDRLLEGGIWALVDVEFQPAEEGTKGSPFHIAELKPIQLARFDFEEYCDGRREFTTDEWIDALVRSIGLEPQRFDHRLKLLLLSRLIGFVEKNYNFIELGPRATGKSYAFSEMSPYCILISGGKASSANLFYNNARRVVGLVGHWDVVAFDEVGGMKVNDPDTIQIMKDYMANGRFSRGVTQVLADASLVFLGNLNQSVEALVAGGTTDLFQSLPAEFDLAVMDRFHFYLPGWEVPKISRDIQTKRYGFVTDYLAEAFRTLRKQNLFDVVEKQFRLGSNVEGRDATAVKKTVSGYLKLLHPDGDYTKEELVEYLELALEGRRRVKEQLKKRGSFEFFKTTFSYYDIDDDHEIIVGVPEQGGGLQISQDPMAPGTVYTLASDAEARVGLYRIEVTTSPGTGKALTPTGLDKEIKESLNRAMTYLDSVKDRIGLAQALHAQNVSAEAVDLNGSKVACPCGVAFYVALVSALRGKRVRGGTVVMGDLTIQGNIRAAQSILEPLQVAAGNGAINVLVPIANKAQFSALPEDVVGKLDIGFYADLDRVVLKSLEG
- a CDS encoding type II toxin-antitoxin system RelE/ParE family toxin, producing the protein MSAVNANVNYRLCRLGNGEWPVLAVMDDRGGCQVAQFLESVDDAESQKMWARFGFTVDHGPPTNAEHFKPIHKKRGAFEFKTKHLRIFCFRDGKRIVCTHGLTKGMVKSYATEEQKVLAEKDRYLASSSTEIIDYEGT
- a CDS encoding PglZ domain-containing protein → MKVSSFVQDRMREYLEQYRVVVWYDGEGAFEEVFDSLDIPDCTRITATESRLRARRDAEDAFERLSVAEGSTGAAPSLLIYVPMSRFTDEKERVQDLFEGFAVVGTAFGDQESERLQSLARQAMPDAASEIDGYFAKGMPAIRMLDALEQSTGYAALGTACGTESVVEIVSKLLCDDEFAERIELVPGARDELLRLLQTELGFEAPDGQMAVDDLLPPLGRFVLVSELAACVGRSLSDSLTSIPVAPDVCGDRVSAVCERMRNDASLREHYMDLADRVARELNLQSLVDTGSCTWSEDTFGFQNDAALRSAATFLLDNAQDRARALVESRRQSVWTSVVEQGLRWRALERCVAFAEYASGLQHTLPQKGTAVHEWIEAYSADDGLWRLDRHQRLFEQGYAECPDAEVLDGVVDRCRATYRKQAEALQEQFLGAVKADGWPADGFARATQTYERHVAPALTERTRVVYFLVDALRYELARDLVEGLAPLGRVELTPAAASLPTTTPVGMAALMPGADGALRLEKKGDELVPNIGERSLPASSDRMALLKVTLGDRFKEITLSELLSSRSVQLNAKYGSTDLLVVRSQDIDAFGEGTNLLMAREFMSKVLTHLRKATDALVALGFEHFVFAADHGHVLLPEIPPGDVVAAPQGEWLLEKRRCRLGSCHGSSPGSLVMKARDLGIDGPAPELVVPTGLKVFSAGGGYFHEGISLQECVLPVVVLDASGRAADSGEGEVRLAYKADKFTSRVVGVKVWFNAMLADSRQVWVEAYDGAGQKAAVVGEAADCDARDATSGLVTLRSGAETQVPILISEGFSGDKIEVRVVDPVTGLLFAKLSLKNAMLD
- a CDS encoding protein-export chaperone SecB, whose product is MLKHPPLRLEQSFFDLVQIEAIKGYDRGEYETNQPELLDVEVNLASLKEPAKQWEVRLEVRLKPDEELPLPPYRLDLRGFGYFAVPNGDEDAETARMVAVNGASILYSSMREYVMMVTSRGPWGSVTLPTISFTSLTVEARGDGETDVGSTD
- a CDS encoding DUF262 domain-containing protein, translating into MSFQTPITIHKALQGITAHEYVLPAIQREFVWKPDQICAFFDSLMRRYPIGSFLFWEIPANDLGDYVFYDFIRNYHERRAANCAIVPKDALPTGKPATAILDGQQRMTALNVGLRGSHAKRLPRKWWNNPDAFPKKKLYLNIAGPASDNDDKLMYDFRFLTKEEAVDGKVDGAHWFPVPKIRDLTDGTDSVGIFKYIQKAGLAAENEFAFQTLDRLRQLVFQDAAISYYAVDERELDNVLDIFIRVNSGGTVLSYSDLLLSIATAQWSERDARQDINDLVEKINATGQGFGFTKDVVLKAGLVLSDIGDIRFKVTNFNQQNMQRLEQDWDAISAGLTLGTKLLASFGFSERTLGADYVLLPLAYYVKMRGFDETYVTSDSWRDDREKVRGWVLRSLLKAGIWGSGQDSLLGRLRDAIKKNGQSGFPSEQIETALAPIGKSLKFGAEEIDDLLDLQYGKPRTFVTLALLYPKFSFETELHVDHVFPQKLFYKKALGQAGVAADAREDYIALMNGLPNLQLLPGAVNIKKQGTLPRKWIDGLAVGSDQAQAKAARESYLATHDLHGVPDGMLGFPEFYEARKKRMRERLEMLLGV